From Eptesicus fuscus isolate TK198812 chromosome 13, DD_ASM_mEF_20220401, whole genome shotgun sequence, the proteins below share one genomic window:
- the LOC129151282 gene encoding zinc finger protein 585A-like: MRRRKSPGPHQPASQVISSLPRTWTTVSLAASSPATLNPFNPQRPPAEVGVTFEDIAVRFSKKEWCLLDEAQRHLFLEVMLENFELISSLGCCCGAEDVEAPTEQHLSVRVSQAKNPSVALSSQKSHPCESCGPVLRDIFHLVEQQGTQHSLKLLRCGACAKQFYFSKKAIGCNQTLAQDHSVRNEIQCFVCQECEKSFTKISDLRYHQKLHTGKSPYECSECGKCYKQLSILIQHQRVHSKEKRHECGECGKFFSQRGNLMQHQRVHSGEKPYKCVECGKSFKFRSSFLHHQRLHTGERSYECRHCGKSLTTSEGLRYHQSIHTGERPYKCSECGKSFVRKSHLSYHQKCHTGEKHECSHCEKSFTTSKGLCYHQRLHTGERPNKCSQCEKSFTSRSSLHYHQRLHTGKRPYECTQCGKSFTGRRSLLYHQKLHTGERSYECSQCGKPFTTSEGLRYHQRLHTGERPYKCSECGKSFVRKCHLSCHQKCHTGEKRESSQCGKSLPTSGGLRYHQSLHTGERSYECSQCGKSFTTSEGLRYHQSLHTGERSYECTQCGKSFTTSEGLRYHQRLHTGERPYKCSECGKSFVRKCHLSCHQKCHTGEKRESSQCGKSLPTSGGLRYHQSLHTGERSYECSQCGKSFTTSEGLRYHQRLHTGERPYECTQCGKSFTGRSSLLSHQRLHTGERPYQCTQCEKSFTISSSLRCHQRLHTGEKPYECSQCGKAFTTSEGLCCHQRLHTGERPYECSQCGKSFAYKSSLRRHQRLHTGERPYECSQCGKSFTTRSSLCCHQRLHTGERPYECSQCGKSFTNRSSLCCHQRLHTGERPYECSQCGKSFAMNRQLRRHQRVHTGERPY, from the coding sequence ATGAGAAGGCGCAAGagtcctggtccccaccaaccAGCATCCCAGGTGATCAGTTCTTTGCCTCGGACATGGACCACTGTGtccctggctgcctcctctcctgccaccctTAACCCGTTCAACCCACAGAGGCCCCCAGCTGAGGTTGGTGTGACCTTTGAGGATATTGCTGTGCGCTTCTCTAAGAAGGAATGGTgcctccttgatgaggctcagagacacctGTTCCTGgaagtgatgctggagaactttgaactcaTATCCTCACTaggttgctgctgtggagcagagGATGTGGAGGCACCTACTGAACAGCATCTTTCTGTGAGAGTGTCACAGGCAAAGAACCCCAGTGTAGCTTTGTCCTCCCAGAAGAGTCATCCCTGTGAGAGTTGTGGGCCTGTCCTGAGAGACATTTTCCACTTGGTTGAGCAGCAGGGAACACAACACAGCCTGAAACTGTTGAGGTGTGGGGCATGTGCAAAGCAGTTTTATTTCAGCAAGAAAGCCATTGGCTGCAACCAGACGCTTGCTCAGGATCATAGTGTCCGTAATGAAATACAGTGTTTTGTGTGCCAGGAATGTGAAAAATCTTTTACAAAAATCTCTGACCTCCGTTATCATCAGAAATTGCACACAGGCAAAAGTCCATacgagtgcagtgaatgtgggaaatgctATAAACAACTCTCCATACTTATTCAACACCAGCGAGTTCATTCTAAAGAAAAGCGTCATGAGTGTGGCGAATGTGGGAAATTCTTTAGCCAAAGGGGAAACCTCATgcaacaccagagagttcacagtggagaaaagccatataaatgtgttgagtgtgggaaatcttttaagtTTAGGAGTAGCTTCCTTcatcatcagagacttcacactggagaaaggtctTATGAGTGTAGGCACTGTGGGAAATCTCTTACCACTAGTGAAGGCCTCCGTTATCATCAAAgtattcacactggagaaagaccttataagtgcagtgaatgtgggaaatcttttgtcAGGAAATCTCACTTGAGTTATCATCAGAAatgtcacactggagaaaaacatgAATGCAGTCACTGTGagaaatcttttaccactagcAAAGGCCTCTGttatcatcagagacttcacactggagaaaggcctaaTAAGTGCAGTCAATGTGAGAAGTCTTTTACCAGTAGGAGTAGCCTCCAttatcatcagagacttcacactggaaAAAGACCTTATGAGTGCACtcagtgtgggaaatcttttaccggTAGGAGGAGTCTGCTTTATCATCAGaaacttcacactggagaaaggtctTATGAGTGCAGTCAGTGTGGGAAACCTTTTACCACTAGCGAAGGCCTCCGttatcatcagagacttcacactggagaaaggccttataagtgcagtgaatgtgggaaatcttttgtaAGGAAATGTCATTTGAGTTGTCATCAGAAatgtcacactggagaaaaacgtGAAAGCAgtcagtgtgggaaatctttACCCACTAGCGGAGGCCTCCGTTATCATCAGAgtcttcacactggagaaaggtctTATGAGTGCAgtcagtgtgggaaatcttttaccactagcGAAGGCCTCCGTTATCATCAGAgtcttcacactggagaaaggtctTATGAGTGCACtcagtgtgggaaatcttttaccactagcGAGGGCCTCCGttatcatcagagacttcacactggagaaaggccttataagtgcagtgaatgtgggaaatcttttgtaAGGAAATGTCATTTGAGTTGTCATCAGAAatgtcacactggagaaaaacgtGAAAGCAgtcagtgtgggaaatctttACCCACTAGCGGAGGCCTCCGTTATCATCAGAgtcttcacactggagaaaggtctTATGAGTGCAgtcagtgtgggaaatcttttaccactagcGAAGGCCTCCGttatcatcagagacttcacactggagaaagaccTTATGAGTGCACtcagtgtgggaaatcttttactgGTAGGAGTAGTCTCCTTAgtcatcagagacttcacactggagaaaggccttatcagTGCACTCAGTGTGAGAAATCTTTTACAATTAGTAGTAGCCTCCGTtgtcatcagagacttcacactggagaaaagccttatgagtgcagtcagTGTGGGAAAGCTTTTACCACTAGCGAAGGCCTCTGTtgtcatcagagacttcacactggagaaaggccttatgagtgcagtcagtgtgggaaatcttttgcCTACAAGAGTAGCCTCCGTCGTCATCAGcgacttcacactggagaaaggccttatgagtgcagtcagtgtgggaaatcttttaccactagGAGTAGCCTCTGTTGTCATCAGcgacttcacactggagaaaggccttatgagtgcagtcagtgtgggaaatcttttaccaatAGGAGTAGCCTCTGTtgtcatcagagacttcacactggagaaaggccttatgagtgcagtcagTGTGGGAAATCGTTTGCCATGAACAGACAGTTGCgtcgtcatcagagagttcacactggagaaaggccttattaG